TGCGCTGTTATTAAGCTGACAATTGTCATTATAGCGCTTCTAATTCAGATGAGGTACAAGATTATATCGCTAGGTGTAGGGGCACGGCATTGCCGTGCCCTTACGGGTGTACTGGTAAAATTATCGATAAGATTTACTTGAGTTTAAAGATTGGATAAAGCTTGCCAAGAAGCGTTGGCATTGATAAGTATATTTACTAATATAAAGCTATTACTTATGTGAGAGAAGCTCCTGGGTAGGAGTTGAAGCATAAAAATGAAAGCATATTTGGTCTTTACTACTACACTATCGAGTTGTGCGATGATGGCGATCGCTGGCTTTGGATTATCCGAACAAGCACAAGCTTTCAACATTTCAGGTAGTACCCGTGGGACTTGGGCAAACCCCATTGCACAAGGTATCAATACCGATCCCTTATATACTGGTGTGGGAACCAACTCATTTACCTGGGGAGAGGCTGCTGTAGATATAAATCCAGCATATTCACAACCAAATCAAGTTACATTTACAGGCAATTCTTTTTCAGCCACAACAGGCTCTTGGTTTAAAGTAGGTGATTTAAAATACTATAACGGCATAGTTTACACAGGCACAAACGTAGACCGTGTGGGGCTGAATCTCCAGTTATCTTTCAAAGATACTACAAATAATATTCAGTTAAATAAGGATTTTTCCATCGGCTTTAACCTGATTAATACACCCAACATTATACAAGACAATCTTAAAGATCCCACAAACGCAGATTTAGTGGAAATTGCTCCCAGCTTCGCCAATTCCAGTTTTATTTTTGGCAAGACTAAATATAAATTTGAGCTAATAGGCTTTGGTCAAAATGGCGATCAACGTATCAGCGCTTTGGAAGGAGATACATATTCAAGAGATATTTATGCCAGAATTAGACCAGATTCACCATCACAAAATGTTCCTGAACCTCCTACTATTGCAGCTTCATTGCTGGTAGGAATGTATTTTGTGTACCGCAAAGTCTTTCGCAAATGAGTAAGGAGTAATGAGTAAGGAGTAATGAGTCAATACAGTTCAGTTAGGCGCGAATGATATACACTGTAGGGGCACGGCGTCCAAAATCTTTTCTTCTAATGACAATTTTATTCGTGCCGTGCCCCTACGACAATATCCAAAATCTTTTCTTCTAATGACAATTTTATTCGTGCCGTGCCCCTACGACAATATCCAAAATCTTTTCTTCTAATGACAATTTTATTCGTGCCGTGCCCCTACGACAATATCCAAAATCTTTTCTTCTAATGACAATTTTATTCGTGCCGTGCCCCTACGACAATATCCAAAATCTTTTCTTCTAATGACAATTTTATTCGTGCCGTGCCCCTACGACAATATCCAAAATCTTTTCTTCTAATGACAATTTTATTCGTGCCGTGCCCCTACGACAATTTTCCTTAACCGAGCAGTATTGAGTCCGACCCTACAAGAAACACAAAAAAACACGGCAGCACACAGCCACCGTGTCTAAAGATGTGAGAGGTTAAAAATGACAAACTTTCAGGAAAGACTTAGAAGCTGAAGGTAGTACGAACTACGCCCACATAGGTGGCGGGGTTGTTGCTGTTACCTTCTGGATTGAAGATGGTGATAAGACCAGGAGTAATGGTGATGTTGTCGCTGAACTTATATTTGTAGAAAGCCTCTAAGTGGTAAGAGGTATCTGTGTCGCGACGACGAGAAGGAGTTGTTGCAGTGAAAGGAACAGTAGTAGCAGAATAGTCGTTGGAAGCAACGCGGGGTGGTACGCCGAAGACGATACCAGCAAAGTTACCTTCGCCACCGAAGTCGGGTAAGCCTAACTGAACAGCCCAGTTCCAAATTTCTGCCTTGTTACCTTGAACAGCGCCACCAGTCAAGTTGTTTGTGTTGGTTGTATCTACACCAGCATTAACTGTTCTTTCCGCGTTGGCTTTGGTGAAACCACCCCAAGCGGAAATTTGAACGCTAGGATTCAAGCGGTAATTTGCCGCCAAGCTGTAGCTGTTAGCAGAAGTGCGGGCACCGTTGAATGGGTTGTTAGCAAAACCAGTACCAGTACTGCCTGTGATACCAGAGCCAGTGCTGTAATAAGCATTGCTGTAAGCCGCAGCCAAACTCAATTGTGGTGTTGCTTGATAGGTCAATTGACCGAGTAATGAGTAGCTACCGTTCAACAGTCCTTTGGTAGCACTGGGGTCGTTGGCATTATTATCTGGAACAAGATAGCCTGCAGACAGGGTGAGTGCATCATTAAACTTGTGGTTAACAAGTACACCTGTGCCTGAATCAGTAGAACGATAGATGGGGTTGTAACGTCCAAAACGAGACACCGCACCGGAACCACTGGAATCGAAGTTGCGGCTCAGGGTAGGTACTTCATCAACGAATTCTAGACCGTATGCGCCTACATGTACAGTTGTAGCGTCGCTCACGGGGAAGCGGTAAGACACAACTGACGCGCTGACGCTGTTAATACTATCTCCGTCAAAGCCTAGACGAGTTTGGCTTGTACCGGTGATGTTAGGTCTGGTGGCGCCAGTAGTGGTACTTCCACCATCAAATTGGGTAATGTTTCTAGCTTGTAGTCTGACGCGCAAGCGGTCTTGACCAGTGAAGCTGGTGTCAAAGTTCAGACGAACGCGATCTGCAAGGATGAAATTATCATCAAGCTTAGAACCTCGTGTCCCAAATATAGCAGCTTTAGCAGCATCCCGATCCGCACCTGCAGGGGCTGCATTAATTCTTCTCCAGTTGTCAGAATTAGTTGCTAGATCTGAACCAAAAGGACTAGCAACTCCAAAGATAACTTCACCACGCAGTTTGGTGGTGGTAGAGAATTGCTGAGACTCTAGAGTAGCAGTACGAGCTTCGAGAGCATCAACTTGACCGCGCAGAGTTAAGAGTTCTTCAGCGTACTCTTCTTGGAGTCTTTTGATGGTTTCGAGGTCTTCTTTTTTAGCTAGGTCAGTGGTACCAACAGCAATCAATTGATTGATTTGGTCTAGACAAGCATTCAAACCAGCAGCAAACTCGTAGCGGGTCAAAGCACGATTACCCCGGAAGGTTTTATCAGGATAACCTGCGATACAGCCGTAACGTTCTACTAAAGATTGCAGAGACTGGAAAGCCCAATCAGAAGGCTTAACATCAGAAAGTTGAGAAACTGAAGTCAGTTGTCCAATAGAATCAGAATTTGTAGGGGCTGATTCAGCTGACGCAATTGCAGGAATAGCAACTACCATCATGGTAGCTAGAATTGCTGGTCTGAACAGCAAAGAATTCAACCAAAACTTATGCATGAATATCTCCTCACACCAGGAATTAGTTAATGACAAAGCGATAGCAATCCAACAGTACATGTCGATTACCCGTGTTAAAATCCACCGATAGAAGCACCATTT
The Gloeotrichia echinulata CP02 DNA segment above includes these coding regions:
- a CDS encoding choice-of-anchor K domain-containing protein codes for the protein MKAYLVFTTTLSSCAMMAIAGFGLSEQAQAFNISGSTRGTWANPIAQGINTDPLYTGVGTNSFTWGEAAVDINPAYSQPNQVTFTGNSFSATTGSWFKVGDLKYYNGIVYTGTNVDRVGLNLQLSFKDTTNNIQLNKDFSIGFNLINTPNIIQDNLKDPTNADLVEIAPSFANSSFIFGKTKYKFELIGFGQNGDQRISALEGDTYSRDIYARIRPDSPSQNVPEPPTIAASLLVGMYFVYRKVFRK
- a CDS encoding iron uptake porin, which translates into the protein MHKFWLNSLLFRPAILATMMVVAIPAIASAESAPTNSDSIGQLTSVSQLSDVKPSDWAFQSLQSLVERYGCIAGYPDKTFRGNRALTRYEFAAGLNACLDQINQLIAVGTTDLAKKEDLETIKRLQEEYAEELLTLRGQVDALEARTATLESQQFSTTTKLRGEVIFGVASPFGSDLATNSDNWRRINAAPAGADRDAAKAAIFGTRGSKLDDNFILADRVRLNFDTSFTGQDRLRVRLQARNITQFDGGSTTTGATRPNITGTSQTRLGFDGDSINSVSASVVSYRFPVSDATTVHVGAYGLEFVDEVPTLSRNFDSSGSGAVSRFGRYNPIYRSTDSGTGVLVNHKFNDALTLSAGYLVPDNNANDPSATKGLLNGSYSLLGQLTYQATPQLSLAAAYSNAYYSTGSGITGSTGTGFANNPFNGARTSANSYSLAANYRLNPSVQISAWGGFTKANAERTVNAGVDTTNTNNLTGGAVQGNKAEIWNWAVQLGLPDFGGEGNFAGIVFGVPPRVASNDYSATTVPFTATTPSRRRDTDTSYHLEAFYKYKFSDNITITPGLITIFNPEGNSNNPATYVGVVRTTFSF